One stretch of Variovorax sp. TBS-050B DNA includes these proteins:
- a CDS encoding class IV adenylate cyclase, translated as MARNVEIKARIDSIERVAAIAARLADQGPVEIAQDDTFFHCRDGADRLKLRSFAPERAELIFYRRANTRGPKESFYLISPTTTPDALRESLTLAWGQAGRVRKQRRLFIVGRTRVHLDRVEGLGEFLELEVVLEDGEPAEAGIAEAHALMAQLGVAQEQLLQGAYVDLLMQQQQQQQQAR; from the coding sequence ATGGCGCGGAACGTCGAGATCAAGGCGCGCATCGACAGCATCGAGCGCGTGGCGGCGATCGCTGCGCGGCTCGCCGACCAGGGCCCGGTCGAGATCGCACAGGACGACACCTTCTTCCACTGCCGCGACGGCGCCGACCGCCTCAAGCTGCGCAGCTTCGCGCCCGAACGCGCCGAGCTCATCTTCTACCGGCGCGCGAACACCCGCGGACCGAAGGAATCGTTCTACCTGATCTCGCCCACCACCACGCCCGACGCGCTGCGCGAATCGCTCACGCTGGCCTGGGGCCAGGCCGGGCGCGTGCGCAAGCAGCGGCGCCTCTTCATCGTGGGCCGCACGCGGGTGCATCTCGACCGTGTCGAGGGACTGGGCGAATTCCTCGAACTCGAGGTGGTGCTCGAGGACGGCGAACCGGCCGAGGCCGGCATTGCCGAAGCCCATGCGCTCATGGCGCAGCTCGGCGTGGCGCAGGAACAGCTGCTGCAGGGGGCCTACGTCGATCTGCTCATGCAGCAGCAGCAGCAACAACAACAGGCGCGCTGA
- a CDS encoding GDSL-type esterase/lipase family protein has product MQRRHLLHLLAAVPATALLAACGRRKASSVTLKADARVLAIGDSLTFGYGAPSEAAWPVKLAELTGWQIENAGVNGDTSAGALERLPALLSAASYDAILIGIGGNDMLRGVPPAATRDNLAALVQQARAHTPHVALLATPAPDAMRAAVGSLSDAPFYEEVARSQQALLVADVYSRVLSDAALRSDRIHANAEGYARIAQQLAERLQAAGWR; this is encoded by the coding sequence ATGCAGCGACGCCACCTCCTCCACCTGCTGGCCGCCGTGCCCGCCACCGCCCTGCTCGCCGCCTGCGGCCGGCGCAAGGCTTCCAGCGTCACGCTCAAGGCCGATGCGCGCGTGCTCGCGATCGGCGACAGCCTCACCTTCGGCTACGGCGCGCCGTCCGAAGCCGCGTGGCCGGTGAAGCTGGCCGAGCTCACCGGCTGGCAGATCGAGAACGCCGGCGTCAACGGCGACACCTCGGCGGGCGCGCTCGAGCGCCTGCCCGCGCTGTTGTCGGCCGCGAGCTACGACGCGATCCTGATCGGCATCGGCGGCAACGACATGCTGCGCGGCGTGCCGCCCGCGGCCACGCGCGACAACCTCGCGGCGCTCGTGCAACAGGCGCGTGCGCACACGCCGCACGTCGCGCTGCTCGCCACGCCCGCGCCCGACGCGATGCGCGCGGCCGTGGGCTCGCTGAGCGATGCACCGTTCTACGAAGAGGTCGCGCGATCGCAGCAGGCGCTGCTCGTGGCCGACGTGTATTCGCGCGTGCTGTCGGATGCCGCGCTGCGCTCCGACCGCATCCATGCCAATGCCGAGGGCTATGCGCGCATCGCGCAGCAGCTCGCCGAGCGTCTCCAGGCTGCCGGCTGGCGCTGA
- a CDS encoding RcnB family protein, with amino-acid sequence MIVNSKRIAAVAAAALAMCMAAGSAFAQDRGHGGHDRGDGHGHGRYEQRDRDRDHHRYEHRRGRGWDRDDDRPGRHFDRRGYPQPHAEWRRGGRVPHEYRGRNYVVNDWRAYHLQPPPRGYQWVGVGGDYVLAAIATGLIAQIIVGNQ; translated from the coding sequence ATGATCGTCAATTCAAAGCGCATCGCCGCCGTGGCCGCCGCAGCACTCGCGATGTGCATGGCCGCAGGAAGCGCCTTCGCGCAGGACCGGGGCCATGGCGGCCACGACCGCGGCGACGGCCATGGCCACGGCCGCTATGAACAGCGTGACCGCGACCGCGATCATCATCGCTACGAGCATCGCCGCGGCCGCGGCTGGGACCGCGACGACGATCGTCCCGGCCGCCACTTCGATCGCCGCGGCTATCCGCAGCCGCATGCTGAATGGCGCCGCGGCGGGCGCGTGCCGCACGAATACCGTGGCCGCAACTACGTGGTGAACGACTGGCGTGCCTACCACCTGCAGCCTCCGCCGCGTGGCTACCAGTGGGTGGGCGTGGGCGGCGACTACGTGCTCGCGGCCATCGCCACCGGCCTGATCGCCCAGATCATCGTGGGCAACCAGTAA
- a CDS encoding CysB family HTH-type transcriptional regulator, translated as MNFQQLRSVREAVRCGFNLTEVAHHLHTSQPGVSRQIRELEEELGIELFVRAGKRLTGLTEPGSHVLPIIERMLLESSNLRQAGQEFVAQQSGLLSVAATHSQARYALPVAVQEFRQQFPNVKLHLHQGSPKQIAQMLIDGEADVGIATEALGDYPQLVALPCYRWTHSVIVPRGHALLEAPLTLEGLARHPLITYDSGFTGRSRIDQAFAQRGLAPNIVLAAMDADVIKTYVQLGMGVGIVAGVAYEAERDTQLGAIDAGRLFGINLTKLAVRRGNYLRRYVHAFIASFAPTLTRAVVEKALLGGAETSHYEI; from the coding sequence ATGAACTTCCAACAGCTGCGCTCGGTGCGCGAGGCCGTGCGCTGCGGCTTCAACCTGACCGAGGTCGCCCACCACCTGCACACCTCCCAGCCGGGCGTGAGCCGGCAGATCCGCGAGCTGGAGGAAGAGCTCGGCATCGAACTCTTCGTGCGCGCGGGCAAGCGGCTGACCGGCCTCACGGAGCCCGGCAGCCACGTGCTGCCGATCATCGAGCGCATGCTGCTGGAGAGCAGCAACCTGCGCCAGGCGGGGCAGGAGTTCGTGGCGCAGCAGAGCGGGCTGCTTTCGGTGGCGGCCACGCATTCGCAGGCCCGCTATGCACTGCCGGTGGCGGTGCAGGAGTTCCGCCAGCAGTTTCCGAACGTGAAGCTGCACCTGCACCAGGGCTCGCCCAAGCAGATCGCGCAGATGCTGATCGACGGCGAAGCCGACGTGGGCATCGCGACCGAGGCGCTCGGCGACTATCCGCAGCTGGTGGCCCTGCCCTGCTACCGCTGGACGCATTCGGTGATCGTGCCGCGCGGCCATGCGCTGCTCGAGGCTCCGCTGACGCTGGAGGGCCTCGCGCGCCATCCGCTGATCACCTACGACAGCGGCTTCACCGGCCGCTCGCGCATCGACCAGGCCTTTGCGCAGCGCGGCCTCGCGCCGAACATCGTGCTCGCCGCGATGGATGCGGACGTAATCAAGACCTACGTGCAGCTGGGCATGGGCGTGGGCATCGTCGCGGGCGTGGCCTACGAAGCCGAGCGCGACACGCAGCTCGGTGCCATCGACGCGGGGCGGCTGTTCGGCATCAACCTGACGAAGCTCGCGGTGCGCCGCGGCAACTACCTGCGCCGCTACGTCCATGCCTTCATCGCGTCGTTCGCGCCGACGCTCACGCGCGCCGTGGTCGAGAAAGCACTCCTGGGTGGGGCCGAAACCTCCCACTACGAGATCTAG
- a CDS encoding TetR family transcriptional regulator C-terminal domain-containing protein, with protein sequence MDAKTQKSELTRTAIIGAAMDLALAEGLEAITLQAVANRLALSKSGVFSRVGSREALQKAVIEEYGRRFLADVFVPAMQKPKGLARLNDIVERWIARTRDVEAETGCIYTAGAFEFDDREGELRDLLFDEITRWRAALRRTVLQAVDAGELRADTDPAQVVSELNAIIIGLLHDARFLRDAQAGDRARQTWQRLLSSYRA encoded by the coding sequence ATGGACGCGAAGACCCAGAAGAGCGAACTGACCCGCACCGCCATCATCGGCGCGGCGATGGACCTCGCGCTCGCCGAAGGCCTGGAGGCCATCACGCTGCAGGCGGTGGCCAACCGGCTCGCGCTGTCCAAGAGCGGCGTGTTCTCGCGCGTGGGCTCGCGCGAGGCGCTGCAGAAGGCCGTGATCGAGGAATACGGCCGCCGCTTCCTGGCCGACGTGTTCGTGCCGGCCATGCAGAAGCCCAAGGGCCTGGCGCGGCTCAACGACATCGTCGAGCGCTGGATCGCACGCACGCGCGACGTCGAGGCCGAGACCGGCTGCATCTACACCGCCGGCGCCTTCGAGTTCGACGACCGCGAGGGCGAACTGCGCGACCTGCTGTTCGACGAGATCACGCGCTGGCGTGCCGCGCTGCGCCGCACGGTGCTGCAGGCGGTCGACGCCGGCGAGCTGCGCGCCGATACCGATCCCGCCCAGGTGGTGAGCGAGCTCAACGCCATCATCATCGGCCTGCTGCACGACGCGCGCTTCCTGCGCGACGCCCAGGCCGGCGACCGCGCCAGGCAGACCTGGCAGCGGCTTCTTTCCAGCTACCGCGCCTGA
- a CDS encoding alpha/beta fold hydrolase, protein MTSTTTSSAAATHAAQSNYYRPSRTMRALRLGLTTSQRLWPALGVRAAYRLFGTPLPPKWLYRGQGPGAGWRREAWAFEDASLGLYHLAAQDSSAESAPLVLLVHGWGGHAGQMLGLAEAVADAGLRPVLLELPAHGRSAGTTSNSPQFARAIGYVAARLAADGHALRAAVAHSLGANALGLAAAQGLAVERLVLLAPPASPREYTRYFAHTFGLSEATRLAMQRRFEAREGVLMQQLEPAAVGPRIVQPTLIVHDRDDRVNRFADAEAYRDAIAGAQLVATEGLGHRRILKEEGVVRQVARFLAQA, encoded by the coding sequence ATGACGAGCACCACCACCTCTTCCGCGGCCGCCACCCACGCCGCCCAGTCGAACTACTACCGCCCGAGCCGCACGATGCGCGCGCTGCGGCTCGGCCTGACCACCTCGCAGCGCCTCTGGCCCGCGCTGGGCGTGCGGGCCGCCTACCGGCTGTTCGGCACGCCGCTGCCGCCCAAGTGGCTCTACCGCGGCCAGGGCCCGGGCGCCGGCTGGCGGCGCGAAGCCTGGGCCTTCGAGGACGCGAGCCTCGGCCTCTACCACCTGGCCGCGCAGGATTCGTCGGCCGAGTCGGCGCCGCTCGTGCTGCTGGTGCACGGCTGGGGCGGGCACGCGGGGCAGATGCTGGGGCTCGCCGAGGCGGTGGCCGACGCCGGCCTGCGCCCGGTGCTGCTCGAGTTGCCCGCGCACGGCCGCAGCGCGGGCACGACGAGCAACTCGCCGCAGTTCGCGCGCGCCATCGGCTACGTGGCGGCCCGGCTCGCGGCCGACGGCCATGCGCTGCGCGCCGCGGTGGCGCATTCGCTGGGCGCCAATGCGCTCGGGCTCGCGGCGGCGCAGGGGCTCGCGGTCGAGCGGCTGGTGCTGCTGGCGCCGCCCGCATCGCCGCGCGAATACACGCGCTACTTCGCCCACACCTTCGGCCTGAGCGAAGCGACGCGGCTCGCGATGCAGCGCCGCTTCGAGGCGCGCGAGGGGGTGCTGATGCAGCAGCTCGAACCCGCGGCGGTCGGCCCGCGCATCGTGCAGCCGACGCTGATCGTGCACGACCGCGACGACCGCGTGAACCGCTTCGCCGACGCCGAGGCCTACCGCGACGCGATCGCGGGCGCGCAGCTGGTCGCCACCGAGGGGCTCGGGCACCGCCGCATCCTCAAGGAGGAGGGCGTGGTGCGGCAGGTCGCGCGCTTCCTGGCGCAGGCCTGA
- the minE gene encoding cell division topological specificity factor MinE codes for MSFFSFLLGEKKKTASVAKERLQIILAHERSSLSGKRRPDYLPDLQRELMAVISKYVSINAEDIKVHLEKQDDLEVLDIKIELPDPSPTPAR; via the coding sequence ATGTCCTTTTTCTCGTTCCTGCTCGGCGAAAAGAAGAAGACGGCCAGCGTCGCCAAGGAGCGGCTGCAGATCATCCTCGCGCACGAGCGGTCCAGCCTCAGCGGCAAGCGCCGTCCCGACTACCTGCCCGACCTGCAGCGCGAGCTGATGGCGGTGATCTCGAAGTACGTGTCGATCAATGCCGAGGACATCAAGGTCCACCTGGAGAAGCAGGACGACCTCGAGGTGCTCGACATCAAGATCGAGCTGCCCGACCCCTCGCCCACGCCCGCACGCTGA
- the minD gene encoding septum site-determining protein MinD: protein MAKIVVVTSGKGGVGKTTTSASFASGLALAGKKTAVIDFDVGLRNLDLIMGCERRVVYDLINVIQGEANLSQALIKDKQCDNLFVLAASQTRDKEALTQEGVEKVLTDLAAMDFEYIVCDSPAGIETGAMMAMHFADEALIVTNPEVSSVRDSDRILGMLSSKTKRAKEGGDPIKEHLLITRYNPNRVAGGQMLSLEDIQDILRIKLIGVIPESETVLQASNQGIPAIHDKDTDVAKAYSDVVARFLGEDRPMRFVDAEKPGFFKRIFGGK, encoded by the coding sequence ATGGCCAAAATTGTGGTGGTGACCTCTGGCAAGGGCGGCGTCGGCAAGACCACGACGAGCGCCAGCTTCGCGTCGGGCCTGGCGCTCGCGGGCAAGAAGACGGCGGTGATCGACTTCGACGTGGGCCTGCGCAACCTCGACCTGATCATGGGCTGCGAGCGGCGCGTGGTGTACGACCTGATCAACGTGATCCAGGGCGAGGCCAACCTGAGCCAGGCGCTGATCAAGGACAAGCAGTGCGACAACCTGTTCGTGCTCGCGGCCTCGCAGACGCGCGACAAGGAAGCGCTCACGCAGGAGGGCGTCGAGAAGGTGCTGACCGACCTCGCCGCGATGGACTTCGAGTACATCGTCTGCGACTCGCCCGCGGGCATCGAGACCGGCGCGATGATGGCGATGCACTTCGCCGACGAGGCGCTGATCGTGACCAACCCCGAGGTATCCTCGGTGCGCGATTCCGACCGCATCCTGGGCATGCTCAGCAGCAAGACCAAGCGCGCGAAGGAAGGCGGCGACCCGATCAAGGAGCACCTGCTGATCACCCGCTACAACCCCAACCGCGTGGCCGGCGGACAGATGCTCTCGCTGGAGGACATCCAGGACATCCTGCGCATCAAGCTGATCGGCGTGATCCCCGAGTCGGAGACCGTGCTGCAGGCCTCGAACCAGGGCATCCCGGCGATCCACGACAAGGACACCGACGTGGCCAAGGCCTACAGCGACGTGGTGGCGCGCTTCCTCGGCGAAGACCGCCCGATGCGCTTCGTCGATGCGGAAAAGCCGGGCTTCTTCAAGCGAATCTTCGGAGGCAAGTAG
- the minC gene encoding septum site-determining protein MinC yields MADVSAARTKAVFEFKSATLPLIAVILKTSDLGVLAEALDAQLADSPDFFDQEPVVIDLSLLQGDEGGEPGVIDFAALRSLLARHQTQPIAVRGGNDAQNAAARAAGLSLTAMPVAPAPRAPAAPAPAPASEAPQIVREVPVPVGGTLLIDKPLRSGQQVYARGGDVVVTAVVSFGAEVIADGNVHVYAPLRGKAIAGARGNTEARIFSTCMEAQLVAIAGIYRTNEVPLPEAVLGKSAQVRLDGKKLAIDPI; encoded by the coding sequence ATGGCCGATGTCTCCGCCGCGCGCACCAAGGCGGTTTTCGAATTCAAGAGCGCCACGCTGCCGCTCATCGCAGTGATCCTCAAGACGTCCGACCTGGGCGTGCTGGCCGAGGCGCTCGACGCCCAGCTGGCCGACTCGCCCGACTTCTTCGACCAGGAGCCGGTGGTCATCGACCTCTCGCTGCTGCAGGGCGACGAAGGCGGCGAGCCCGGCGTGATCGACTTCGCGGCGCTGCGCAGCCTGCTGGCGCGCCACCAGACGCAGCCGATCGCGGTGCGCGGCGGCAACGACGCGCAGAACGCCGCGGCACGCGCCGCCGGCCTGTCGCTGACCGCCATGCCGGTGGCGCCCGCGCCGCGCGCGCCCGCAGCGCCGGCCCCCGCGCCTGCCAGCGAAGCGCCGCAGATCGTGCGCGAGGTGCCGGTGCCGGTGGGCGGCACGCTCCTGATCGACAAGCCGCTGCGCTCGGGCCAGCAGGTCTACGCACGCGGCGGCGACGTGGTGGTCACGGCGGTGGTGAGCTTCGGCGCCGAGGTGATCGCCGACGGCAACGTGCACGTCTATGCGCCGCTGCGCGGCAAGGCGATCGCGGGTGCGCGCGGCAACACCGAGGCGCGCATCTTCTCGACCTGCATGGAAGCGCAGCTGGTGGCGATCGCGGGCATCTACCGCACCAACGAAGTGCCGCTGCCCGAGGCCGTGCTCGGCAAGTCGGCGCAGGTGCGGCTCGATGGCAAGAAACTGGCGATCGACCCGATCTGA
- a CDS encoding solute carrier family 23 protein, translated as MFHWTEKPVSTLADGAVIAPDERLPWLQTGAMGVQHVIAMFGATVLAPILMGFNPNIAILMSGIGTLIFFLVTGGRVPSYLGSSFAFIGVVIAASGYAGKGPNANIAVALGGIVACGVVYILIGAIVQAIGTGWIERFMPPVVTGAVVAVIGLNLANVPVKNMAAGNFDAWMQALTFLCVGLVAVFTRGMLQRLLILVGLILATVVYAVLTNGLGLGKPVDLSGIASAAWFGLPTFTTPVFTANAMLLIAPVAIILVAENLGHLKAVTAMTGRNLDPYMGRAFIGDGIATVVSGAAGGTGVTTYAENIGVMAATRIYSTAVFVVAAVIALVLGFSPKFGALIQAIPLPVMGGVSIVVFGLIAIAGAKIWVDNRVDFSQNKNLIVAAITLIIGTGDFTLKFGDFALGGIGTATFGAIILYALLGRTRNA; from the coding sequence ATGTTCCATTGGACTGAAAAGCCGGTCTCCACCCTGGCCGACGGCGCGGTCATCGCGCCCGACGAGCGCCTGCCCTGGCTGCAGACCGGCGCCATGGGCGTGCAGCACGTGATCGCGATGTTCGGCGCCACGGTGCTGGCGCCGATCCTGATGGGCTTCAACCCCAACATCGCGATCCTGATGAGCGGCATCGGCACGCTGATCTTCTTCCTGGTGACGGGCGGCCGGGTGCCGAGCTACCTGGGCTCGAGCTTCGCCTTCATCGGCGTGGTGATCGCGGCCAGCGGCTACGCGGGCAAGGGCCCGAACGCCAACATCGCGGTGGCGCTCGGCGGCATCGTGGCCTGCGGGGTGGTCTACATCCTGATCGGCGCGATCGTGCAGGCCATCGGCACCGGCTGGATCGAGCGCTTCATGCCGCCCGTGGTCACGGGCGCGGTGGTGGCGGTGATCGGGCTCAACCTCGCCAACGTGCCGGTCAAGAACATGGCGGCCGGCAACTTCGACGCCTGGATGCAGGCCCTGACCTTCCTCTGCGTGGGCCTGGTGGCGGTGTTCACGCGCGGCATGCTGCAGCGGCTCCTGATCCTGGTCGGGCTGATCCTCGCGACCGTCGTGTATGCGGTGCTCACCAACGGCCTGGGGCTGGGCAAGCCCGTGGACCTCAGCGGCATCGCCAGTGCGGCCTGGTTCGGTCTGCCGACCTTCACCACGCCGGTGTTCACGGCCAACGCGATGCTGCTGATCGCGCCGGTGGCGATCATCCTGGTGGCCGAGAACCTCGGGCACCTGAAGGCGGTCACCGCGATGACGGGCCGCAACCTCGATCCCTACATGGGCCGCGCCTTCATCGGCGACGGCATCGCCACGGTGGTGAGCGGCGCCGCGGGCGGCACCGGCGTGACCACCTATGCCGAGAACATCGGCGTGATGGCGGCCACGCGCATCTACTCGACCGCCGTGTTCGTGGTGGCGGCGGTCATCGCGCTGGTGCTGGGCTTCAGCCCCAAGTTCGGCGCGCTGATCCAGGCCATTCCGCTGCCGGTGATGGGCGGCGTGAGCATCGTGGTGTTCGGCCTGATTGCGATCGCGGGCGCCAAGATCTGGGTCGACAACCGGGTCGACTTCTCGCAGAACAAGAACCTGATCGTGGCCGCGATCACGCTGATCATCGGCACCGGCGACTTCACCTTGAAGTTCGGCGACTTCGCGCTCGGCGGCATCGGCACCGCGACCTTCGGCGCGATCATCCTCTACGCGCTGCTGGGCCGGACGCGCAACGCCTGA
- a CDS encoding hotdog fold thioesterase yields the protein MRIWKKDVSVEALTRTHVGTAVERLGIEFLEVGDDFIRARVPVDERTRQPYGILHGGVSVVLAETLGSCGAHYSAAEGDRAVGLDINANHIRAATSGWVTGTARPVHRGRTTQVWQIDLTNEAGELTCVSRITMAVLQAR from the coding sequence ATGCGCATCTGGAAGAAAGACGTCTCCGTCGAGGCCCTGACCCGCACCCACGTCGGCACTGCCGTCGAGCGGCTCGGCATCGAATTCCTCGAGGTCGGCGACGACTTCATCCGCGCCCGCGTGCCGGTGGACGAACGCACGCGCCAGCCCTACGGCATCCTGCACGGCGGCGTGTCGGTGGTGCTGGCCGAGACGCTGGGCTCCTGCGGCGCGCACTACAGCGCGGCCGAGGGCGACCGCGCGGTCGGGCTCGACATCAACGCCAACCACATCCGCGCCGCCACCAGCGGCTGGGTCACGGGCACGGCGCGGCCGGTGCACCGCGGGCGCACCACCCAGGTGTGGCAGATCGACCTGACCAATGAGGCGGGCGAGCTGACCTGCGTCTCGCGCATCACCATGGCGGTGCTGCAGGCGCGCTGA
- a CDS encoding AsmA-like C-terminal region-containing protein, with protein MKRAVRSWLLGLAAALLLGAGVLVWLAASRLPSDEEAAARIAEVFERRFGVGLRVGGAHWSLWPSPVLVLSDVATVQPHPVTLRRVTVQLKLRELLRRVVAVDEIEVESLVLPRESLYAFRGKGPRPSEGRGAFALAAPWTLAPVPLERLRWRDVVWIDRRGIALAYDGEIVFDDAWRPREARVERAGASPPARLRLEREPGQDRWQTRIDVGGGSWNGVSVFEVRPNDALRVSAELEPRQVDIAGLLGAFGRRAAVAGKVSGHSTLVAEAGELGALLRSLHTRTTFSVRPATLVGLDLAKAVSTAGTSRGGSTPLDELTGTLDTQGGEDGTVLRYTGLKARSGVLTASGHLRFFNRKLDGEIAVDIVDGVVGVPLKIGGSASDPEVSLTGGALAGAAVGTAVLPGVGTAIGARVGQQMEKLFGTEPPPAATKKPSPAPRR; from the coding sequence ATGAAGCGCGCCGTCCGTTCCTGGCTCCTCGGCCTTGCCGCGGCCCTGCTGCTCGGCGCGGGCGTGCTGGTGTGGCTGGCGGCTTCGCGCCTGCCCAGCGACGAGGAAGCGGCGGCGCGCATCGCCGAGGTCTTCGAGCGGCGCTTCGGCGTCGGCCTGCGGGTCGGCGGCGCCCACTGGTCGCTCTGGCCCAGCCCCGTGCTGGTGCTCTCCGACGTGGCCACCGTGCAGCCGCACCCGGTCACGCTGCGCCGCGTCACGGTGCAGCTCAAGCTGCGCGAGCTCCTGCGCCGCGTGGTCGCGGTCGACGAGATCGAGGTCGAAAGCCTGGTGCTGCCGCGCGAGTCGCTCTACGCCTTCCGCGGCAAGGGCCCGCGGCCGAGCGAGGGCCGCGGCGCCTTCGCGCTGGCCGCGCCGTGGACGCTCGCGCCGGTTCCGCTCGAGCGGCTGCGCTGGCGCGACGTGGTCTGGATCGACCGCCGCGGCATCGCGCTCGCCTACGACGGCGAGATCGTGTTCGACGACGCCTGGCGCCCGCGCGAGGCGCGCGTCGAGCGCGCCGGCGCCTCGCCGCCCGCGCGGCTGCGGCTCGAGCGCGAGCCCGGCCAGGATCGCTGGCAGACCCGCATCGACGTGGGCGGCGGCAGCTGGAACGGCGTGTCCGTCTTCGAGGTGCGGCCGAACGATGCGCTGCGCGTGTCGGCCGAGCTGGAGCCGCGGCAGGTCGACATCGCCGGGCTGCTCGGCGCCTTCGGCCGCCGCGCGGCCGTGGCCGGCAAGGTCTCGGGCCACAGCACGCTGGTGGCCGAGGCGGGCGAGCTCGGCGCGCTGCTGCGCAGCCTGCACACGCGCACCACCTTCTCGGTGCGGCCCGCCACCCTGGTCGGGCTGGACCTCGCCAAGGCCGTGAGCACCGCGGGCACCAGCCGCGGCGGCAGCACGCCGCTCGACGAACTCACCGGCACGCTCGACACGCAGGGCGGCGAGGACGGCACCGTGCTGCGCTACACCGGCCTCAAGGCGCGCTCCGGCGTGCTGACCGCGAGCGGCCACCTGCGCTTCTTCAACCGCAAGCTCGACGGCGAGATCGCGGTCGACATCGTCGACGGCGTGGTCGGCGTGCCGCTCAAGATCGGCGGCAGCGCGAGCGATCCCGAGGTCTCGCTGACCGGCGGCGCGCTCGCGGGTGCGGCCGTGGGCACCGCGGTGCTGCCGGGCGTGGGCACCGCCATCGGCGCGCGCGTGGGGCAGCAGATGGAGAAGCTCTTCGGCACCGAGCCGCCGCCGGCGGCGACGAAGAAGCCGTCGCCGGCGCCGCGCCGCTGA
- a CDS encoding tripartite tricarboxylate transporter permease, whose product MIDAALLNQILVATGMGLVGAVVFAAIGLVSGTDETTTLAPLTLLVVLLGVPPEGVFTFFLAAAVAKHMTHAVPTALLGIPGDTMATPLLQDANMLRNLGVPHIALRKMVSGAIIAAFIAVPLAVLFAVLLAPYGAAITKAAPWIFVVAAVAIAWFSSGRWASVATLVPFVMVIVALQALTGKYGVKLSISYFLGIAIGPLVADLFSVLSPAARQRMKREKVRTFSLAPDVKGWSGYFPNPFRVLDRTQVKWTFATAAISSATFVFSPVAMTVVLGELVGSRIKHAYHRLTTTLAARNGVTEATYIAEALIPLIAIGLPLSPVAAGPAAPLFNAPPVFTIDTASGRTHNLHNLLTHWEFLGYGILAVVLAALVAYPFTMNFARRAALFVSRKVSHEAIIATFVGLIVVISVWEGGLLGLLVILTMGLLGGLLSRAIGFNTGVQFMGYYTAVLTVPAVVKAFG is encoded by the coding sequence GTGATCGACGCCGCACTCCTGAACCAGATCTTGGTCGCCACGGGCATGGGCCTGGTCGGCGCCGTGGTGTTCGCGGCCATCGGCCTCGTCTCGGGCACCGACGAGACCACCACGCTCGCACCGCTGACGCTGCTGGTGGTGCTGCTCGGCGTGCCGCCCGAAGGCGTGTTCACCTTCTTCCTCGCGGCCGCCGTGGCCAAGCACATGACGCATGCGGTGCCGACCGCGCTGCTCGGCATCCCGGGCGACACCATGGCCACGCCGCTGCTGCAGGACGCGAACATGCTGCGCAACCTGGGCGTGCCGCACATCGCGCTGCGCAAGATGGTCTCGGGCGCGATCATCGCGGCCTTCATCGCGGTGCCGCTGGCGGTGCTCTTCGCGGTGCTGCTCGCGCCCTACGGCGCGGCCATCACCAAGGCGGCGCCCTGGATCTTCGTGGTGGCCGCGGTGGCGATCGCCTGGTTCTCGAGCGGCCGCTGGGCCTCGGTGGCCACGCTGGTGCCCTTCGTGATGGTGATCGTGGCGCTGCAGGCGCTCACGGGCAAGTACGGCGTGAAGCTCAGCATCAGCTATTTCCTCGGCATCGCGATCGGCCCGCTGGTGGCCGACCTGTTCTCGGTGCTCTCGCCCGCGGCGCGCCAGCGCATGAAGCGCGAGAAGGTGCGCACCTTCTCGCTCGCGCCCGACGTGAAGGGCTGGTCGGGCTACTTTCCGAACCCGTTCCGGGTGCTCGACCGCACGCAGGTGAAGTGGACCTTCGCGACGGCCGCGATCTCGAGCGCCACCTTCGTCTTCAGCCCCGTCGCCATGACGGTGGTGCTCGGCGAACTGGTGGGCTCGCGCATCAAGCATGCCTACCACCGGCTCACCACCACGCTGGCCGCGCGCAACGGGGTGACCGAGGCCACCTACATCGCCGAGGCGCTGATCCCGCTGATCGCCATCGGCCTGCCGCTGAGCCCGGTGGCGGCGGGGCCGGCGGCGCCGCTGTTCAACGCGCCGCCGGTCTTCACCATCGACACGGCCAGCGGCCGCACGCACAACCTGCACAACCTGCTGACGCACTGGGAGTTCCTCGGCTACGGCATCCTCGCGGTGGTGCTCGCGGCGCTGGTGGCCTATCCGTTCACGATGAACTTCGCGCGCCGCGCGGCGCTCTTCGTCTCGCGCAAGGTCAGCCACGAGGCGATCATCGCGACCTTCGTCGGGCTGATCGTGGTGATCAGCGTGTGGGAGGGCGGGCTGCTCGGGCTGCTGGTGATCCTCACGATGGGCCTGCTCGGCGGCCTGCTGTCGCGCGCCATCGGCTTCAACACCGGCGTGCAGTTCATGGGCTACTACACGGCGGTGCTCACGGTGCCGGCGGTGGTCAAGGCCTTCGGCTGA